The following is a genomic window from Crossiella equi.
CAGCTCTACCGCGTCACCCTCTACAGTGGACCGACGCTGTCCCAGGTGCTGGCGGCGGTCCGGGACGTGGTGGCCGCGCACGAGTCGCTGCGCACCACGGTCAGCTGGGACGGCGGGCAGCTCGTGCAGCACGTGCTCGGCAGCGGCGAGGTCACCGTCGACCTGGCCGACCTCGAACCCGGGCAGACCTCCGGCGAGGCCTTCCGCGAGTGGGAACGGGTCATGCTGCGCACCGGGTTCCGGTTCGAGGTGGACGTGCCGGTACGGGTGCTGGTGGCGGGTGAGCGCGGGGTCCCGGTGCTGGCCGGGTTCTGCGTCTCGCACCTGTCGGTGGACCTGACCGCGCTGCGGGTCGTGGTCGCGGAGTTCCTGGCCCGCCTCGGTGGCGCCCGGCCGCTGCCCGAGTACCGGCCGCCGGTGGAGCACGCCGCCTACGAGCGGTCCCCGCGCGGACGGCGTGCGCTGGACCGGGGGCTCGCCTACTGGCGGCGGCACACCGCCGACGCGCCGCCGCCAGCCTTCCCCGAACAGCGTTCCGGGCACAACGCGACGCTGGCCATGGACTCCCCCGCCGCCGCGGCCGCCACGCTGGTGCTGGCGCGGCGGTACCAGGTCAGCTCCGGGGCCGTGCTGCTCGCCGCCGCCAGCCGGGTGCTGGGCCGGGCGGCCGGGCAGGCGCACGTGGGGCTGCGGCTGCTGGTGGCCAACCGGTTCGCGCCCGAGCTGCGCACCGCGGTGGCCAACCTGCACCAGGAGGTGCCGGTCACGGTGGCGGTGGACGCCCCGTTCGGGGAGACCGCGCGCACCGCGCTGCGGGTGTCGCTGGCCGCGTACGCGCGGGGGCACTACGACCCGGACGAGGTGGCCGAGGTGGTGCGCGAGCACCAGGCGGAGAACGCTTTCCCCCTGTGCTTCAACGACATCCGCGAGAAGCGCGGGGTGCTGCCCGCCTCGGTGGACATGCCGCTGCCGCCGACCAGCCAGACCGTGCTCACCGAGCACCAGTTCCAGGAGGCCGAGCCGTTCTTCCTGACCGTCGACGGGGACGAGTCCAGGTGGTTGCGCTTCCTGCTGTCCACGGACACCGCCGCCATGCCACCCGAGGAGGCCCGCCGGTTCCTGCTGGCGCTGGAGGCAGCGCTGGTGGGGGCGGCCTCCTCACCACCCACCTGATCCAGGAGGTCCGTGCCGAGATGACCACCTTGCCCAGCCTGCGCGGCCGCACCGTGTTCGTCGGCGGTCCCATCCAGCACGCCATCGGTCCGCGTGCCTTCCACGAACCGTTGCGCCACACCCTGCAGACCGTCCTGGCCGCCGTCACCGCCGCCGGGGCCGAGGTGTTCTCCGCGCACGTGCGCGAGGAGTTCGGCGCCACCACCGCGCAGTTCACCCCCGAGCAGGTCACCGTCCGGGACCTGGACTGGATGCGGCGCTGCGACGTGTTCGTCCCGGTGCTGCCCGTGCTCGCCGACGGCACCCTGCTGCGCACCGACGGCACGCACGTCGAGCTCGGCTGGGCCTCGGCACTGGGCCGCCCGATCGTGCTGGTCACCACACCCAGCCCCACGGCCAGCCACCTGCTGCGCGGCCTGCACACCGTCGCGGCGGTGTCCACTGTGGACATCACCGTGGTGGACGCGGACCCGGCGGTCCTGCTGGAGCTGATCGAGGCCGCGGCCCCGGCCCGGGTGATGTCCCGGTGACCGAGCCGCTGACCGCCTCCGTGCTCGGCCTGACCCTGCGCTCGCCGCTGGTCGTGGGCTCGGGCCTGCTCACCGACCAGGAGCGCAACATCCGCAGGCTGCTGGCGGCGGGTGTGGGCGCGGTGGTCACCAAGACCATCCACCCGAACCCGCCGGAGGGCACCGACGAGCGGCTGCACCGGCTGCCGACCGGGCTGCTGAACAGCACCACGTACTCGCGGCGCCCGGTCACCGACTGGTGCACGATGCTGCGCGGCTTCGCCGAGGAGGGGCTGCCGGTGATCGCCAACGTGCACGCCGACTCCCCCGGCGAGCTGGCCGACCTGGTCACCCGGGTGGCCGAGGCCGGTGCCCCGGCCCTGGAGCTGGGCATCTCCTGCCTCAACGAGGAGGGCGGCCTGCACGACACCGCCGAGCGCGTGGCCCGGTACACCCGGGCGGTGCGGGCGGTGACCGACCTGCCGTTCAGCGTGAAGCTCGCGCTCGGCGAGGGCGCGGCGGAGCGGGTGGCGGCGGCGGTACTGGAGGGTGCGGCGGCGGTGACGATCAGCGACACCATCCCCGGACTGGTGGTAGACGCCGGGACCGGCGAGGTCGGGCTGGGCGGGGTGTACGGCTACTCCGGGCCCGGCATCAAACCCCTGGTGCTGGCGGAGATCTACCAGCTGCGCCGGGCCGGGGTGGGCGTGCCGGTGCTGGCCAGCGGCGGGGTGCGCTCGGCCGAGGACGTCGCGGAGTACCTGAGCGTCGGGGCGCAGGCGGTGCAGGTGTACACCGCGCTGCACGAGGACATGCACGGCACGCTGGCCAAGATCCAGGACGGCTTCGCCACCTGGATACGCGACCGCGGTACCTCGGTGGCCGAGCTCGTCGGCCGGAGCGTGGCCCGGTGAGCCGGGGCCGGGCGCGGCGCTACGGGGACCTGACCAGCACCGAGGTCGGCGAGGCGGTGTCGGGCGGCGTGCTGGTGTGGCCGGTCGGCGGGCTGGAGCAGCACGGGCCGCACCTGCCGCTGTCCACCGACCACGACCTGGCCGCCGCCCTGGGCGAACAGCTCGCGGTGGACACCGGCGGGCTGCTGCTGCCCTGCCTGCCGTTCTCGGCGCGGTCGCTGCCGCAGAGCGGGGGCGGGTCGGGCCTGCCGGGCACCGTGCACGTGCGGGCGGGCGCGCTGGTGGACTACGTCCAGGACGTGCTGCTGGGCCTGGCCGGGCTGGCGCCCGCGCACCTGGTGGTGGTCAACGGGCACTACGAGAACGAGGCCCTGCTGTTCGAGGCCCTTGATGAGCACGCCGGGCGGTTCGGGCGGATCACCGCGTTCAGCTGGTGGAGTCTGGTCACGCCACAGTGGACGGCCGAGCACCTGCCCGCCTTCCCGGGCTGGCACGCCGAGCACGCCGGGGTCACCGAGACCAGCCTGATGCTGTACCTGCACCCGGAGCGGGTGCGCGCGGAGCGGCCCGTGCACGACCGGCCGCCGCGGGCCGGGGTGTACCGGCACCCGGTGGGGCCGGGGGCCAGCAACCAGGGGGTGCTGTCCTCGACCACGGGGGCTTCGGCGGAGCTCGGGGAGGCGCTGTTCTGGCACCTGGCGGAACAGGCGGCGCACGCGGTGCGGTGAGATCAGGCGCCCTGCCGGGAGGGCGGCGTGGTCGGGGCGGGTGGCCCGGGGTTGCCTCGTTGCCCCGGGCCACCCGCTGTCTCAGGCGGCGTCGTCCTCGCGGCCTTCCAGCCTGCGCGCGAACTGTTGCCAGGCGTCCGCGCAGCGGCGGGCGACCTCCGCGACCACGAAGACCGAGTGCGGCGGGACGCGTTCGATGAAGCGCTCCCAGGTGGCCGCGCCGATCATCTGCGCGTGCAGCAGGCGCAGCATCGCGCGGCCCTCCTCGGTGAAGCGCAGCGCCGGGTCCCGGGCCAGCACCTCGAGTTTGGTGCGCCAGTCCTCGGTGAGGGACAGGGCCTGGTTCGGGTCCACCTCGCGGCGGTCGGCCAGGCAGACCTCGTCCGGAACCGCGGCGGGCGTGCCCCGGCGTTGTTCTGGCACCGGGCTCTCGCCCCGGCGGAGACGCTCGCGCACGTCCCGCGCGGTGTTCAGCGAGATGCCCGCCTTGGCCGCGGCCTCGCGGAGCGGGGTGTCCAGGTTCGCCGCGAACACCTCACCCGCCCGCAGACGGCCCTCGGCCGGGTTGAGCGGGCGGCGCCTGCCGTCCCGGCCCACCCGGTAGGACAGGCCCAGCGCCGGTTCGGCCGACTTCAGCCGCAGGGCGGCCACCGTCTTGTCCGAGACGCCGGTGACCGCGGCGATCGCCTGGTCCGACCACTCCGGGTGCGTGCGCAGGACCCTGCGGGCCGCGTTGGTGCGGTCGGCCAGGGTCAGCGGCAGGCCGTGCTCGGCGTTGAGGCGCACCGCCAGCACGAAGGCGTCCTCGTCACCCCCGTCGAAGAAGCGCACCCGGATGTGCTCGTCCCCGCGCTGCTCGGCCGCGCGCAGCCGGTGCATGCCGTCGATCACGCGCATGGTGTCGCGCTGCACCACGATCGGCGGCAGCCCGGTTCCGACGTCCACCAGCACTTGTACGTGGTCCGGGTCGACCCCGGCTGACCGGGGCGAGTCCGAGTCGCGCAGCACCGCGACCGGGACCTCGGAGACCGCCTCAAGGCTGTCGGCCCCACACGTCATCGTCTTTCTCCCCATGTTGAAAATAACAGGGCAGCTGTGCGAATTTCTCCCTGTTGGCCCAATAGGTCCATTTCAGCGACATCACAGGCGGGTCACGACGACATAATTACCCACACCCGAAGGGGTAATGCCCTGAATCACCTCAAGACATTCCGGCGGTCAGCTTGCTGCCAAGATTCCGCCCCTTCGGGCAGTAACGTTCTGCCGGTCCACTGTTCGAATACCACTTTCGGTACGGCGATGTTCTCGAGATAGCGCCCGCGCACCGGATCAACCCCGGTGGCCGCCCGCCGGATGGCCTCCGCGCCCCGGCCCTTGGCATAGAGCGGGACCAGCGAGCCGGTGTGGCCGTAGGTGTGCCAGGCGGTGTCGGCGAGCTTGCCGCGCGTCCCGGTCAGCGCCGTCCAGTCCGGGTTGGCACCGGGGCCGGTCAGGTAGCCGGTCTCGTGGTCGGCGGTCACCACGACCAGGGTCTCCCGCCAGCTGCTGTGCCGCTCCACCCAGTCCACGACGGTCTCCACCGCGCGGTTGAACGCCAGCTGCTCCTCGACCAGGCGGTTCGGCCGGTTCTCGTGGCTGGCCCAGTCGATCGCGCCGCCCTCGACCATGAGGAAGAAGCCCCGGTCGGAGCCGCGGTGCAGCACGTTGAGCGCGCTGGCGGTGAGCTGGGACAGGCTGGGCACCGACCGCACCGGCGGGGCCTGGTACGGGCGCGCGCCGGGCACCGGGTCACCCTGGGCGTCCTTGTCGGTACCGCCGCGCTGGTACTGGAGGGTCTGCGCGACCTCCGGCACCGCGAACACGTGCTTGGGCACCTTCCGCGCGTGCGCCAGCCCGACGATGTCGTCCTTGGCGGAGACGAAGGTGTGCTTCGTCCCGCCCGTGGTGGCCGCCGTCCAGGTCGGCTCGTCGATGTGCTCGTAGACCGGCTGCGCGCGGCGCTTGCCGTCCGCGTCGAACCACGGGTGCCCCGGCGCCATCACCACGTTGACATCACTGCTGGTCAGCATGGCCTTGCTGATCTCGTGGTAGTTGTCTCGATGCTCGTTGTGCACCGTGTAGGCGGCCGGGGTGGCGTGGCTGTACGGCACGCTGCTCACCACACCTGTGGTCTTGCCGAGCTTGTGCGCGCGTTCGGCCAGGTTCTCCACCGGCTTGCCGTCCCGGTCCACACCGATGGCGGCGTTGTAGCTGCGCACACCGGTGGCCAGCGCGGTGGCGGTGGCCGCGGAGTCCGGCGGGTCCGCCAGCACGTGCTCGAAGTCCGACCAGGCCTTCCTCGGGTCGTAGCCCGCGCCGTCCTGGAAGGTGGCCACCGCGCCGCGCACGGGGAAGTGCTGGTAGACCTGCGTCGGCCGACCCGGCACCCGGCGCACCCGCCCGGACGAGGCGTCCACCTCGACCTGGTGCTGGGACACCCCGTGCTCGTACAGGCTGCCGAGGTCGACCTGGTTGAAGCCCATGCCGTCACCGACAAGGTGGATGACGTTGCGCAGGCCCCGGTCGGGTGGGGCGGCCAGCGCGGGGGTGGCCGCGCTGAGCACGACCACCGCGGTCACCCCCGCCAGCATTCGGGGAACAATCGCCATTGGACTCTCCTGTCACCGGTGGGGCGGAGGACAAAAAGGCGAACACCACTGACCTCGGTCGTGGTGTATTCGGCTCTGCGAAATCAGCGAATGGAGCAGAGCCGGGCTCAGGAACGATAACCGCTTTGCTGCGCCCGGAACATTCGTGCGTACACACCGTCCCGGCGGAGCAGGGAATCGTGGTCGCCGAGCTCGGCGATGCGCTGCCCGGCGACGACCACGATGAGGTCGGCCATGCGCACGGTGGAGAAGCGGTGCGAGACCAGCACGGTGATCCGGCCCTGCTCGCGGCCGGTGCGCGCGGCCCGGGCGAAGCCCTCGAACAGCGCGTGCTCGGTCTCGGCGTCCAGGGCCGCGGTGGGCTCGTCCAGGACCAGCAGCAGCGGCTGCTCGCGCATGAAACCCCTGGCCAGGGCCATCTTCTGCCACTGGCCGAAGCTCAGGTCCACCCCGTCCGGCCAGCGCGGGCCGAGCTGGGTGTCCAGGCCGCCGGGCAGCTTGTCCAGCACGTCCTGCGCCCCGCCCCGGGCCACGGCGGCGGTGACCAGGCCGGTGTCCTCGGCCGAGGGCAGGTCGCCGATCCCGACGCTGGTGCGCGCGGCGAACTCGAAGCTGGCGAAGTCCTGGAAGGCGCCCGCGAGGCGCTCACGCCAGGCCCGCGTGCTGATCTCGGCCAGGTCCACCCCGTCCACCTCGATGCGCCCCGAGGTCGGCGGGTAGAACTTGGCCAGCAGCTTGACCAGCGTGGACTTGCCCGCCCCGTTCTCCCCCACCACCGCGACCACCGCGCCCGCGGGCAGGTGCAGGTTCGCGCCGACCAGGGCCGGTGCGGGCGCGCCCGGGTAGCGGAAGTCCACCTCGCGCAGGGTGATGCCGGTGCCCAGGCGGTCCGGGGCGGGGCGGGTGCCGGGGCGGGCGACCCGCTCGGCGTAGTCCTCCAGCCACATCAGGCGGCGGGCGCCGTCGAGGAAGACCCCCCGGATGAAGTCGATCTCGCTCATCGCGGCGGAGACGTAGTCCGACATCTGGATGCCCGCCGCGAGCACCAGGGCCACGCCCCCGGCCGCGGCGCCGACGACCTCGACCACGTAGACCAGCATCAGCGCGTAGCCGAGGCCGAAGACCGCCCAGGCCGCGCCGTTCCACCACGCCGACACCACGCGCGAGCGCCCGATCGGCCGGTACCACCGCGCCCACGCCCGCGACCGCGCGCGCACCAGGCCCGCGCCGAGCCCGGCCAGCCGGACGTCCTTGGCGGCCGAGGGCTGGGTGCTGAGGTCGAACAGGTGCTCGGCCAGCCGCCGGTGCGGGGCGACCTCCTCCTCGATCCGGCGCTCCACCCCCGGCCGCAGCACCGAGGCCAGCGCGACCGGGATGGCGAACAGCGCGAGCAGCGGGACGAGCGGGTCGACGGTGGCCAGCAGCGCGATGATCACGGCGAGCTGGCCGAGCCACACCGCGCTGATCACGATGGACTCGTAGAGGTGGTCGACCAGGTACACCTGTTGCCGCAGTACGGCCAGGCGGTCCAGGTGCTCGGGGCGCTCGTGGTGCTCGACGGTGTCGATCGAGGCGAACAGCCGGGCGACGTGGGTCTCCAGCGAGATGGTGAGCTTGTCGCGGAAGCGGCGGCCGGTGCGCTCCACCGCGATGGTGAGCAGCCACATCAGGCAGGCCGACAGCGCCATCAGGCCGAGCGCGGTGAACACCAGCGTGGGGTTCCGGTCCACCGCGCCGGTGGTGAGCAGGCCGACCCACAGCACGGTCAGCGGCCGGGGCAGCCCGGCGAGCACCTGCGTGCCCAGCGACAGCAGCATCAGGCGCGGCTCGAACCGGTAGCACAGCTTCACCAGCCGCCACATCGAGGCGAGGCTGCCGGGCAGCGGAACGTCAGAACTGGTCATACTGCTCGCCGTCCTCGTTGAACTCGGCGGTGAACCGGCGGGCCTGCAGGTCGAACATGCGGCGGTAGTGGCCGTCCAGGGCCATCAGCTCGTCGTGGTCGCCCTGCTCGGCGACCCGGCCGTCCACCAGCACCGCGATCCGGTCGGCCAGGCGCACGGTGGAGAACCGGTGCGAGATCAGCACGGTGGTGGTGCCCCGGGCCTCGGCGAGCAGGCGGGCGAACACCGAGGCCTCGCCCAGCACGTCCAGGTTGGCGGTCGGCTCGTCCAGGACGACCAGCCCGGCCCCGGCGCGCACCCCGCACAGCACGCGCGCCAGCGCCACGCGCTGCCACTGGCCACCGGAGAGCTCGGTCCCGCCCGCGTAGCTCTTGGCCATCGGCACGGACAGGTCGGTGAGGTGTCCGGCGCCCGCGTCGCGCAGGCAGGCCAGCACCTGCTCGTCGGTGCACCGGCCCGCCGGGTCCACGTTGTCGCGCAGGGACTTCTCGAAGTGCGCGAAGTCCTGGAAGACCGCGGCGATACGGCTGCGCCAGTCGTCCACGGCGAGCGAGCGCAGGTCGTGCCCGTCGACGAGGACGCGGCCGGAGGTGGGGTCGTAGAAGCGGCACAGCAGCTTGGCCAGGCTGGTCTTGCCCACCCCGTTGGCGCCGACGATTGCCAGCGAGCGCCCGGCCGGGATGACCAGGTCCAGGCCGTCGTAGACCGCGTGCCCCGAGCGCGGGTAGCGGAAGCCGACCCCGTCCAGCCGCAGTTCCACCGGTCCGCGCGGGGCTGGCCGGTCGCCGCGCGGCAGCGCACCGGCCGGGGCGAGCTTGGGCTCGATCCGGTTGACCGCGACCACGGCCGAGGCGGCGTCGTCGGCGGCCCAGCTGAGCCCGCCGAAGGCCACCCACTGCACCCCGGCGGCCAGCTGCACGGAGGCGACCAGGCTGGCCAGCGGCCAGCCCGCGTAGAGGTACTGCCAGCCCAGCGCGCCGAACACCGCGAGGTTGCCCGCCACCACCAGCAGCGCGGCGCCCAGCACGGACCTCTCCCGCAGCCGGGTGGCCAGGTACTGCGCGTCGTAGAGGGCCAGCCGGGCGTGCGCGAAGCGGTCGACCACCCAGCCGGAGAGGCCGAAGAGGCGGACCTCCTTGGCGTACTCCGGTTCCATGGCCAGCTCGTAGGCGTAGTTGGCGTGCTGGCGGACCAGCTCGACCTCGCTGGTGTTGCGCTCCTTCCACACCGAGCTCTCGCGCAGCAGCAGGTGCGTGCACGCCCACACCGCGACCAGCCCGAGCGAGGCCCACCAGCTGTACCAGGCCAGCGTGACCGCGGAGACCACACCGACCAGGAAACGCAGCAGCGAGCCCCGGGTGAAGTACACCGCCAGGTACAGCGGCGGCCCGCTCATGCTCCGGTCGGCGTCCCGCAGCCCGGCCAGCTCCGGGTCCTCCAGGTGTGCCAGGCCCGCGGGCCCGACTGCGGCCTTGGCCTGCCGGTCGTTGAGCCAGTCGGCCAGCCGCGAGCCCAGGCCCATGCTCACCGCGCCCTCGACGTGCGGCAGCACCTGCATGAGCAGGAAGCACCCGCCGAGCGCGAGCAGCGAGGGCCCGAGCACCGCGCCGGTGCCCTCGCCGAGCACGCCGATGACGCGCCCGGTGAGCACGGCGAACAGGGGCGGCAGCACCGCACCGAGCAGCAGCAGCGCCCAGAACACCACGGCCAGAAAGGGTTTCGCCTGCCAGAACGCGGCGAAGAGCTGCCACACCGGCCGCTGCCGGAACCGCTCCGCGGTCGTCATTGCGCGAACCCTACCGCCGGGGCGGCCGTTGTCAGAGCCAGCAACGTCGCGCACCCACCACCGAGGTCACCGCCCGCGCGGAGTCCTCGATCTGCTCCAGCACCGCGACCACCCGGCCCGCCTCGACGGCCTTGCTCAGGTCGGGCCGCCCGAGCGCGCCCTCGGCGAACTCGGCCAGCGCCCGCTCGATCGGGGTGCCCCGGCCGGACTTCGCGGTGCGGGACAACAGCCGCCGCCTGCCCCCGCGCACCAGCCACACGGCCAGGTACCGGTCGGACTCCTCCAGCCGCAGGCTGCCCAGCTCGCCGGAGATGACCAGGGCGCGCTGCTTGCGCGCGCTCACCCAGCAGACGTGCAGCCGCAGCGCCACCGACTCCGGGGTGTGCCCGGTCAGCGCGACGCACCCGGCGACCGGGCCGTCCGGGGTCTCGTGGCACTCCGCCACCCGCAGGCAGGCCCCGCCGTCGGGGTTGAGCAGCCCCAGGCGCACCAGGATGGACAGGTCGTGCGCGCCCAGGTCCCACAGCGCGCCGACGTCCTCGCGCACCGGCCCGTCGCCCGCCCGCACCACCGACACCGCGCCCACCCTGCCGATCACGCCCTCCAGCAGCGCGCGTTCCAGGGCGTCGATCTCGGTGCTCCACCAGTACTGGTGGTCCACGGTCAGCATCAGGTCGTGTTCCCGGGCCAGGTCCAGCAGCTCGCCGGTCTCCTTGGCGGTCATGGCGAACGGCTTCTCGGTGAACACGTGCTTGCCCGCGCGCAGCGCCTCGCGCGCCGGGGCCAGGTGCTCGGTGGCCGGGGTGGTGATGATGACGGCCCGCACCGCCGGGTCCGCCACCGCGCGTGCCAGGTCCCGTTCGCACGGCAGGCCCGGCGGTGGGGTGAAGCCCTCGGTGCCCGCCCGCGAGTCGACCACCCCGACGATCCGCAGCGCGGGCACCCGGCCCGCGATGTGCACGAACCGCGTGCCCCAGTAGCCGTACCCGACCAGCAGCGTGTTCACCGGCACAGCGGTCACCCTTCGATCTCTCGGACGAGCAGGAACGGTTCAGCGGCCGCGACCCCGACCGAGCAGCCCCAGTGCTCGGCGGCCGCGGTGATCGCCCGCGCCGACCGCGGGTGCGGCCACTCCCGGGCCTCGGTGCGGTAGCAGGCGAAGGCGCGCTGCTTGGCCACCAGGTCCTCGGTGATGTCGGTGAACCAGGTCGGCACGAACGTCTGGTGCGGGGCGGGTGTCCACTCGTTGCTGGACAGCGCCGCGTAGGTCAGCACGCGCCGCACGGTGGTGCCCGGGCGGGGCCGGGTGGCCACCGCGACCGACTCGAACACCGCGCGGTGGTCCCGGTTCACGTCGGGGTGCACGCAGTAGACCACCTGGGCGCCGGTGCCCGTGACGGCCTGCTCGACCACCTGGTTGACCTCGACGTGCGGCAGCGCGTCCAGGCGCATGTCCGGCAGCTCCCCCCGGATGGACGCGCAGCCGCCCAGCTCCGCCAAGGCTTGCTCGGCCTCCCGGTACTTGCGCGCCAGCAGGTCCGGGCGGCCGGGGTACTGGGTGCTGCTGCCGTCGGTCACCCACAGCACGGTGACCTCGTCGCCGCGCCGCACGTGCCGGGCGATCGTGCCGCCCATGCCCAGGACCTCGTCATCGGGGTGCGCGGCCACGACCAGGACTCGTTGGGACACGGCCATTCCTGCCTTCCACTCGGCTCTCCGCCGCTCGCCCGAGCCGGGCCAGCAGCACGTCGGCGGGCTCCGGGTCGTGGCGCAGGGCGTCCCCGGCCGCGCCGAGCGCCCGCCGGATGCCCGGATCGGTGAACGCGCGGTCCACCGCGGCCAGCACCTCCGCCGCGGTCGGCGCGCTGCCCACGTCCACGCCCAGGCCCTGGCGGTCCAGCAGCGCGGCGTTGCGGCGGCCGTCCGGCCACTGCGACATCAGCACCGAGGGCACGGCGTTGCGCAGCGCGGCCACCAGCGTGCCCATGCCGCCGTGGTTGACCGAGACGTCGGCGTGGCCGAGCACCTCGACCAGGTTGACCTGCCCCGCGATCCGGGTACCCGGTCCCGGGGCCAGCCCGCCCATCCGGCCGCCGACGATCAGCAGCCGGAACCGGCCCCGGCCGGCCTCCTCGGCCAGGCGGCGCAACGGTTCGGGCAGGGCGCGCGCCCAGCCGTCGCCGATCGAGCACACCACCACGGGCGGGCCCTCGCCGGTGAGGAAGTCCAGCAGCTCGCCGGGCAGCCGGTGCTCCTCGGCGCCGTAGTAGGCCGGGTAACCGGCGATCTCGAAGCTCGCGGGCACCCCGGGCAGCAGCCCGGCCAGCGGAGCGGGCGC
Proteins encoded in this region:
- a CDS encoding condensation domain-containing protein, whose amino-acid sequence is MERATVTFAGARQVSAPATCAQRQIWTAISKRLPDAGFYSQLYRVTLYSGPTLSQVLAAVRDVVAAHESLRTTVSWDGGQLVQHVLGSGEVTVDLADLEPGQTSGEAFREWERVMLRTGFRFEVDVPVRVLVAGERGVPVLAGFCVSHLSVDLTALRVVVAEFLARLGGARPLPEYRPPVEHAAYERSPRGRRALDRGLAYWRRHTADAPPPAFPEQRSGHNATLAMDSPAAAAATLVLARRYQVSSGAVLLAAASRVLGRAAGQAHVGLRLLVANRFAPELRTAVANLHQEVPVTVAVDAPFGETARTALRVSLAAYARGHYDPDEVAEVVREHQAENAFPLCFNDIREKRGVLPASVDMPLPPTSQTVLTEHQFQEAEPFFLTVDGDESRWLRFLLSTDTAAMPPEEARRFLLALEAALVGAASSPPT
- a CDS encoding nucleoside 2-deoxyribosyltransferase, yielding MTTLPSLRGRTVFVGGPIQHAIGPRAFHEPLRHTLQTVLAAVTAAGAEVFSAHVREEFGATTAQFTPEQVTVRDLDWMRRCDVFVPVLPVLADGTLLRTDGTHVELGWASALGRPIVLVTTPSPTASHLLRGLHTVAAVSTVDITVVDADPAVLLELIEAAAPARVMSR
- a CDS encoding creatininase family protein codes for the protein MSRGRARRYGDLTSTEVGEAVSGGVLVWPVGGLEQHGPHLPLSTDHDLAAALGEQLAVDTGGLLLPCLPFSARSLPQSGGGSGLPGTVHVRAGALVDYVQDVLLGLAGLAPAHLVVVNGHYENEALLFEALDEHAGRFGRITAFSWWSLVTPQWTAEHLPAFPGWHAEHAGVTETSLMLYLHPERVRAERPVHDRPPRAGVYRHPVGPGASNQGVLSSTTGASAELGEALFWHLAEQAAHAVR
- a CDS encoding ParB/RepB/Spo0J family partition protein, which gives rise to MTCGADSLEAVSEVPVAVLRDSDSPRSAGVDPDHVQVLVDVGTGLPPIVVQRDTMRVIDGMHRLRAAEQRGDEHIRVRFFDGGDEDAFVLAVRLNAEHGLPLTLADRTNAARRVLRTHPEWSDQAIAAVTGVSDKTVAALRLKSAEPALGLSYRVGRDGRRRPLNPAEGRLRAGEVFAANLDTPLREAAAKAGISLNTARDVRERLRRGESPVPEQRRGTPAAVPDEVCLADRREVDPNQALSLTEDWRTKLEVLARDPALRFTEEGRAMLRLLHAQMIGAATWERFIERVPPHSVFVVAEVARRCADAWQQFARRLEGREDDAA
- a CDS encoding alkaline phosphatase — translated: MAIVPRMLAGVTAVVVLSAATPALAAPPDRGLRNVIHLVGDGMGFNQVDLGSLYEHGVSQHQVEVDASSGRVRRVPGRPTQVYQHFPVRGAVATFQDGAGYDPRKAWSDFEHVLADPPDSAATATALATGVRSYNAAIGVDRDGKPVENLAERAHKLGKTTGVVSSVPYSHATPAAYTVHNEHRDNYHEISKAMLTSSDVNVVMAPGHPWFDADGKRRAQPVYEHIDEPTWTAATTGGTKHTFVSAKDDIVGLAHARKVPKHVFAVPEVAQTLQYQRGGTDKDAQGDPVPGARPYQAPPVRSVPSLSQLTASALNVLHRGSDRGFFLMVEGGAIDWASHENRPNRLVEEQLAFNRAVETVVDWVERHSSWRETLVVVTADHETGYLTGPGANPDWTALTGTRGKLADTAWHTYGHTGSLVPLYAKGRGAEAIRRAATGVDPVRGRYLENIAVPKVVFEQWTGRTLLPEGAESWQQADRRNVLR
- a CDS encoding ABC transporter ATP-binding protein; translated protein: MTSSDVPLPGSLASMWRLVKLCYRFEPRLMLLSLGTQVLAGLPRPLTVLWVGLLTTGAVDRNPTLVFTALGLMALSACLMWLLTIAVERTGRRFRDKLTISLETHVARLFASIDTVEHHERPEHLDRLAVLRQQVYLVDHLYESIVISAVWLGQLAVIIALLATVDPLVPLLALFAIPVALASVLRPGVERRIEEEVAPHRRLAEHLFDLSTQPSAAKDVRLAGLGAGLVRARSRAWARWYRPIGRSRVVSAWWNGAAWAVFGLGYALMLVYVVEVVGAAAGGVALVLAAGIQMSDYVSAAMSEIDFIRGVFLDGARRLMWLEDYAERVARPGTRPAPDRLGTGITLREVDFRYPGAPAPALVGANLHLPAGAVVAVVGENGAGKSTLVKLLAKFYPPTSGRIEVDGVDLAEISTRAWRERLAGAFQDFASFEFAARTSVGIGDLPSAEDTGLVTAAVARGGAQDVLDKLPGGLDTQLGPRWPDGVDLSFGQWQKMALARGFMREQPLLLVLDEPTAALDAETEHALFEGFARAARTGREQGRITVLVSHRFSTVRMADLIVVVAGQRIAELGDHDSLLRRDGVYARMFRAQQSGYRS
- a CDS encoding ABC transporter ATP-binding protein; its protein translation is MTTAERFRQRPVWQLFAAFWQAKPFLAVVFWALLLLGAVLPPLFAVLTGRVIGVLGEGTGAVLGPSLLALGGCFLLMQVLPHVEGAVSMGLGSRLADWLNDRQAKAAVGPAGLAHLEDPELAGLRDADRSMSGPPLYLAVYFTRGSLLRFLVGVVSAVTLAWYSWWASLGLVAVWACTHLLLRESSVWKERNTSEVELVRQHANYAYELAMEPEYAKEVRLFGLSGWVVDRFAHARLALYDAQYLATRLRERSVLGAALLVVAGNLAVFGALGWQYLYAGWPLASLVASVQLAAGVQWVAFGGLSWAADDAASAVVAVNRIEPKLAPAGALPRGDRPAPRGPVELRLDGVGFRYPRSGHAVYDGLDLVIPAGRSLAIVGANGVGKTSLAKLLCRFYDPTSGRVLVDGHDLRSLAVDDWRSRIAAVFQDFAHFEKSLRDNVDPAGRCTDEQVLACLRDAGAGHLTDLSVPMAKSYAGGTELSGGQWQRVALARVLCGVRAGAGLVVLDEPTANLDVLGEASVFARLLAEARGTTTVLISHRFSTVRLADRIAVLVDGRVAEQGDHDELMALDGHYRRMFDLQARRFTAEFNEDGEQYDQF
- a CDS encoding Gfo/Idh/MocA family protein, yielding MTAVPVNTLLVGYGYWGTRFVHIAGRVPALRIVGVVDSRAGTEGFTPPPGLPCERDLARAVADPAVRAVIITTPATEHLAPAREALRAGKHVFTEKPFAMTAKETGELLDLAREHDLMLTVDHQYWWSTEIDALERALLEGVIGRVGAVSVVRAGDGPVREDVGALWDLGAHDLSILVRLGLLNPDGGACLRVAECHETPDGPVAGCVALTGHTPESVALRLHVCWVSARKQRALVISGELGSLRLEESDRYLAVWLVRGGRRRLLSRTAKSGRGTPIERALAEFAEGALGRPDLSKAVEAGRVVAVLEQIEDSARAVTSVVGARRCWL
- a CDS encoding PIG-L deacetylase family protein; its protein translation is MSQRVLVVAAHPDDEVLGMGGTIARHVRRGDEVTVLWVTDGSSTQYPGRPDLLARKYREAEQALAELGGCASIRGELPDMRLDALPHVEVNQVVEQAVTGTGAQVVYCVHPDVNRDHRAVFESVAVATRPRPGTTVRRVLTYAALSSNEWTPAPHQTFVPTWFTDITEDLVAKQRAFACYRTEAREWPHPRSARAITAAAEHWGCSVGVAAAEPFLLVREIEG